The Pyrenophora tritici-repentis strain M4 chromosome 2, whole genome shotgun sequence genome window below encodes:
- a CDS encoding NahD, 2-hydroxychromene-2-carboxylate isomerase, which produces MLRMSGDRQTDQQQLFDLWALRNELPETVRRYKAYTDQFEQWLIKTAIQREVEVAEIINTKAQKNKGKKGYRLAIGQQKQLVEAIASTNTPLNDTSGLLDLSDAIRSRKEVAEYHRFQNSEDDGHAYFNLNLEGFMTSLSRLVVPKMFRSEEPKEKSPVTYLLRFGGPDTVAEEQNERLKKMREEEDEDVEVEDDSQPRPVPVPPKKKNPDEQPMTEAETLLQTEHTLICFLYNYNRLRLVVRDTWDAYHNGEITAVTAGLVTDLVQSHLHQDVNAITEELELRPGELPILLHTLQKKLNTPHDHPAQAADGIVEVHHVRYLFAYEGTYLFLRYHRKDAPPGPLDAEGKPHKHWASNWIHFYDLIRKSELKLPKWDHFTEEILMHPSPSRSYLPLGLQIILDVIDITNPDSRKLLFDLREHGLEVSNCIRLHIEFEDRMWANDNKPDYFTSEEVKFSNTYLATATHLLEWVQELIKSKTGPDGEQIMTAGVFVTLHATLAGMSMWHFNVSYQGAAIVKTQWFVNALAHLYNAARQIGGLDLEWPDLEFLIKTQGEKRIFQGDRPTSPDDFFSRFLLSSTAVSSRAFASDYRHGNTKSQHMPNMSSSAQKNHGFIPDLPLEMKIREFYTTNSTDENRWIRRHAVFNYLHTKREESTPVADSKEVLTRLEDLRKAFKSFTTKISPPKPKKRKGKKSKPKVNKPDFWSQDETHADLLTTMRTELAANEVHNNFDYLSFYRRAFTLVMAIREKVLLGDRLRSLHATHVDEEKEPSNFTLICELFREMRIGEKTRAEKEDEEKGLGTQLSTKVVPVGQLGAVTDMIRDLIGREGGEELKRAQLRRDRDWEGLKAAYAAEEEKEAAVGGDVVLAAE; this is translated from the exons ATGCTGCGTATGTCAGGGGACAGACAAACAGATCAACAACAGCTCTTTGATCTTTGGGCGTTGCG GAACGAGCTCCCTGAGACAGTCAGACGCTACAAGGCGTACACTGATCAGTTTGAACAGTGGCTCATAAAGACGGCGATTCAGCGCGAGGTCGAGGTCGCAGAGATAATCAACACAAAAGCGCAGAAGAACAAGGGCAAGAAGGGCTACAGGCTGGCGATTGGACAGCAGAAGCAGCTCGTCGAGGCGATCGCGTCTACCAATACTCCCCTCAATGACACGTCTGGCTTGCTTGACCTCAGTGACGCCATTCGCTCGCGCAAAGAAGTGGCCGAGTACCATCGCTTCCAGAACTCCGAAGACGATGGGCATGCATACTTTAACTTGAACCTCGAGGGATTCATGACATCCCTGAGTCGCCTTGTTGTCCCCAAGATGTTCAGAAGCGAAGAGCCCAAAGAAAAGAGTCCAGTCACCTACCTTCTTCGTTTCGGAGGTCCAGATACTGTTGCCGAGGAACAGAACGAGCGACTCAAGAAGATGCgcgaggaagaagatgaggatgTCGAGGTCGAGGACGATAGTCAGCCACGTCCGGTTCCGGTACcgccgaagaagaagaaccCCGACGAACAACCTATGACTGAAGCCGAAACGCTACTGCAGACAGAGCATACACTCATTTGCTTTCTCTACAACTATAATCGCCTCCGCCTCGTCGTTCGAGATACTTGGGATGCATACCATAACGGCGAGATCACTGCAGTCACCGCAGGACTGGTGACGGACCTTGTACAGAGTCACCTCCACCAGGACGTAAACGCTATTACCGAGGAGCTGGAATTGCGACCAGGAGAGCTACCCATCCTCTTGCATACACTGCAGAAGAAGTTAAACACTCCTCATGACCATCCCGCCCAAGCTGCAGACGGCATAGTTGAAGTACACCACGTACGCTATCTCTTCGCGTATGAAGGTACATATCTCTTCTTAAGGTACCACCGCAAGGACGCGCCACCAGGGCCTTTAGATGCAGAAGGCAAACCCCACAAGCATTGGGCTTCGAACTGGATACATTTCTATGACTTGATCAGGAAGAGTGAGCTTAAGCTGCCGAAATGGGATCACTTTACTGAGGAGATACTAATGCACCCGTCTCCCTCCCGCAGCTACCTCCCTCTTGGACTACAAATCATCCTCGACGTCATAGATATCACAAATCCAGATAGCCGTAAGCTGTTGTTCGACTTGAGGGAACACGGTCTGGAAGTCTCCAACTGCATCCGCCTCCACATAGAGTTTGAGGACCGCATGTGGGCGAATGATAACAAGCCAGACTACTTCACCAGTGAGGAAGTCAAGTTCAGTAACACATACTTGGCAACGGCCACCCATCTACTCGAATGGGTGCAGGAACTGATCAAGTCGAAAACAGGGCCGGACGGAGAGCAAATAATGACCGCAGGTGTTTTTGTTACACTCCATGCTACGCTCGCGGGTATGTCAATGTGGCATTTCAATGTCTCCTACCAAGGTGCGGCCATCGTGAAGACCCAGTGGTTCGTCAATGCACTTGCCCACCTATACAATGCCGCGCGCCAGATTGGTGGCCTAGACTTAGAATGGCCTGACCTCGAGTTCCTTATCAAGACACAGGGAGAGAAGCGTATCTTCCAAGGCGATCGTCCTACAAGCCCCGACGACTTCTTCAGCCGGTTTCTTTTATCCTCTACCGCTGTCTCAAGTCGTGCCTTTGCCTCCGATTACCGCCATGGCAATACCAAAAGCCAGCATATGCCGAACATGTCTTCAAGCGCGCAGAAGAATCACGGCTTCATACCAGATCTACCACTAGAGATGAAGATCCGCGAATTCTACACCACAAATTCCACAGACGAGAACCGATGGATCCGGCGCCATGCTGTCTTCAACTATCTACACACCAAACGTGAAGAGAGTACTCCTGTAGCAGACAGCAAGGAAGTACTTACCCGTCTCGAAGATCTCCGCAAAGCCTTTAAATCCTTCACCACAAAGATATCTCCCCCAAAGCCCAAGAAGAGAAAGGGAAAGAAATCCAAGCCCAAGGTCAACAAACCCGACTTTTGGTCCCAAGACGAGACCCACGCTGACCTCCTCACCACCATGCGCACCGAACTCGCCGCAAACGAAGTCCACAACAACTTCGATTACCTCTCCTTCTACCGCCGCGCCTTCACCCTTGTCATGGCGATTCGAGAGAAGGTGCTGCTTGGTGACCGTCTCCGCAGTCTACACGCCACACATGTAGACGAGGAGAAGGAACCAAGCAACTTCACGCTCATCTGTGAGCTCTTCCGCGAAATGCGGATAGGCGAGAAGACGAGGGCAGAGAAGGAGGACGAGGAAAAGGGGCTGGGCACACAACTCTCGACCAAGGTGGTGCCTGTAGGGCAGCTGGGCGCCGTCACGGATATGATCCGTGACCTCATCGGCCGGGAGGGCGGTGAAGAGCTCAAGCGCGCTCAGCTGCGGCGGGACCGTGACTGGGAGGGCCTCAAGGCCGCGTATGCGGCCgaggaggagaaggaagCGGCAGTTGGCGGAGACGTGGTGCTGGCGGCTGAGTAG